TATTGTGGGTTATGGTGGAAAAATAATCCCAAGTCATCAAGAAATCAGAATAAGGGAGCCGTGAGCATCCCAGAGGTTACCAACAGCGGTGGCGAGGCCAGAAGAGAGGAAGCAAGTCACTATGGCAAGGCAGCAGTGGCGGTAAGGGCAAGGACTACTGAACTCCATGCCTGCTCAGCCCAGACCGCGACTCAATATAAATGGGATACCCAAAATCAGAAtccaattaaaaagataaatgatTGGATTTTCGATTGTGGGGCTACCGATACTATGACTCATGACCTCCATGATTTTAATAGCTTGAGTATACCCTCAAAAGCTCATATTGAAACAGCTAGTGGAGAATTAATTGATGTTAAAGGAGGATGCTCCATTACTTtttcagaaaaattgaaattaaaaaattacctcTATGTCCCTGAACTATCATCAAAATTATTGTCTGTTAGCCAAGTAACAAAGGAACTAAATTGTGTGGTACTCATGTACTCTACCTTTTGTCTTTTACAAGACATTCTTACGAAGGAGATCATTGGGCGTGGTACTGAGCGAGAAGGCCTTTACTACGTTGATGAAGTAGCACACCAGGGTCATGCCATGCTTGCTCACGGAACGGTTACTAGGTAACTTTGGTTATGGCACAGGCGTCTCGGACATCCTTCATTTGGGTACCTCAAGTTACTATTTCCTAGTCTTTTTACAAGTAGTACTAAACCCCTTAAATGTGAAACTTGTATTCGTGCAAAAAATCACAGAGTTTCTTTTCCTCCAACCAACACTAGAGTTAATTCCATTTTTTTCTAATACACTCAGATGTGTGGGGTCCAGTTCCtatttttcacaataattttcaatattttgtgttatttgtggATGATTTCTCTCGCATGACTTgggtatattttttaaaacacaaATCTGAAGTGCCTGATAAGTTCTTTGCTTTCTACCAAATGattcaaactcaattcaacaaaAAAATCCAAGTACTTCGCTCAGATAATGGTGGGGAATTTATAAACCAGTCAATGCgcgatttttttatgaaaaatggtCTTATTCATCAAACTTCCTGCCCAAATACACCCCCAACAAAATGGTGTGGCTGAGCGGCGAAATCGTAAGTTACTTGAGATGACCCGACCCATGCTTTTTGATGCACAAGTTCCAAAAATTTTTTGGCCTGAAGCTATAGCGACCTCTGCCTACTTACTAAATCACCTACCTACCCAAGTTCTCCACCACAAAACACCCTTATAAGTCTTGACTACTCAAATTGCAATCCCGCCTATTCTAACCTTACCACCTCGAGTATTTGGATGTTCCATCTTTGTCCATATTCCCAAAGCCAATAGAACCAAACTTGATCCTTGTGCAGAAAAATGTGTTTTCGTTGGGTATGCTACACACCAAAAGGGGTATAGGTGCTACAATCCAATCACTTGTCGTATTCATGTTACCATGGATTGTGATTTTTTTAGAATTCGAATTTTATTTTAGCCACCAACATGGCATTCAGGGGGAGAACAATAAAGAATCACCAAGTTGGCTAAATAACCTTTGTTGCCCAGAAACTGTTCAAACAGAGCAAGTAGATGGAGCCACCGAGCATACTTCACTCAACGTAGAAAACAACTCTTAGCGTACTCTTgatcaatgtaatttattaggatattattccataacgagtgtactcttagcgtactcttgatctatatattggtaagaacTTTGCAATCCACCATTCCTGTTTCTGCCAGAAGGTCCAAAATGTACTTTCTTTGGGAGATAAAGATTCCTTTACTGGATCGTAGAACCTCTATTCCTAAGAAATATTTGAGTCCTCCCAAATCCTTCATTTTGAAGTCTGTAAATAGGTTTCTTCTCAATTTTGCAATTTCTTCAGCATCACTTCGTTATGATCATATCATCCACATAGATTATTAGGCAAGTGATTAAATCTTCCCGTTTTTTCAAAAAAAGGGTATGATCAGAGTTGCTTTGCTTGTACCCATACCTTTTCATGGCAACTGTAAATCTTCCAAACCAGGCACGTGGAGATTGTTTAAACCCATAAAGAGCCTTCTTTAATCGGCAAATTTCATGTTTTCCAAATCCCGTTGAGAAACCTGGAGGAGCTTCCATGTACACTTCTTCTTTCAACTCTCCATGCAAGAAAGCATTCTTGACGTCAAATTGATGGAGTGACCAGTCTTCATTTGCTGCTATTGAAAATAACACCCTGATAGTATTAATCTTTGCAACCGGTGAAAAAGTATCAGTGTAGTCGATACCATAGGTCTGTGTATAACCTTTGGCCACCAACCTTGCCTTGTACCGTTTAATAGTGCCATCTGCCTTGTGTTTAATGGTGAAAACTCATTTGCACCCGACTGGCTTTTTTTCTGTCGGTAGGATACACTTTTTCCAAGTTCCATTCTTCTCTAGAGCTTCCATTTCTGTATTCGTGGCTTTTCGCCATTCAACTTTCGCATTGGCTTCTCGGACAGTTCTTGGAATGTCTTCTGTTAAGAGTCTGGCGGAAAAAGCCTTTGCAACATCTGCCATTCCTTCTCTAGCCACTCTTATTGGGTATCTTGAGTTACGGAAAATATGTTCTGGTGAGTACCGATCAGGAGGAATCCCTCTGTTTCTTCTTGGAGGAAGAATAAAGGTATTGGGCTCTGGTTCTTCATGTTCCAGTGCTATACTGTtatcacaactagaaaattgattaatacagacagatttacagacgaatttagtctttattacagacggatttttggttaccgacgaaattaccgacggattttgtccctctgtaaaagccccgtcggaaattatttaccgacggattttttttccgtcagaaaattacagacggatttttaccagttaccgacgaatttttcctctgtaaattttctatccatttcccaaaggcgacgaactttccgacggattttccgtctgtaattacagacggattttccgacagattttccgtctgtaattacagacggattttcaaacgaattttccgtctgtaattacagacggatttttcgacggattttctgtctgtaatttgaactttaGAAAATCATCTTACACTCTAATTACaaacagaaaatccgtctgtaaatctgtcagtaaagtaaaatagatttttttttatttttctaattacaaaataaacttattttcatacaaaataaatataaatttaataaatacaaatttttattgaTGGTATAAATAGAAAAACACACCAATGAGTATAAATCGCTTTCTTTATAATAAGAAGCAATTATTTCAATGCAATAATACAATCTAAATACATTAGATGACAAATAACTACTAGTGGACTCATCAAGATTCAATATCCTAATTTATGGATAGCTTCATTCTTTCTTGAGCttcttagtgatgatggcaatATACTTGCTTCTTGAGATTCTTGGTCCATCAAAATTATTCGCCGCTTCCCACTTTCTGAGGATGTCTACCTTACTATATCCGATCTACACTCAGACAACAAATAAGGCAATTATTAGAAAAAAGAACCAAAAAGGAGTTGTTACCACTGCAGTTAGTTTTGATTAAATTTCAAGTATCTGCCTGCAATAATTTGGAACTCTTTCATAGATTTCTCAgggttagtttttttttaaagatcATGGAAACATGCATAAGAAACCAGccctatcatgtatcatgtctacaatgagaatatttaattaaaatggAACCTAATAATATTAGAAAAAACCCAATCAAGTTATTAAAACATAAGAAACCAGCTTAGAATATAAGCATTGCTTCTTTACTATATCAATAAAGGGTTGGGAACTTTGAAAAGTTCAACTTgatatttgattaatttaaaattagaaagttCAATCAAACTATAACAAGTTTGAGACTCCAGAGATCTTTAGATGCATAGAGCATGTCACACTCACCACACTCCACACTCTAGTATTGAAATTACAGTTTCCAATTTATAATTCAAGTGCCATTGCTGCAACCAGCTCACTCAGGTACTAACTAGAAAGAATACAACTTTCACAAACAAAAACAGAATTGCATAGCCTTTCAGGGTTTCTATTCCAACCTGATTAGAAAGTAGTATCGTAACACAAACATTGTGCACGAGCATGATAGCATGCGAAAATAAGGTAGGCAATATCATTATTTTAAAGGCAATCGATTAATCAattaatcaatcaatcaatcattttGTGCTCACCTGAGGCCACCGTCCTCCAGAATGTGTGACAAAATTTGCCCATGGAAGAGCACGAGCGACTCGATTACCCTCATCACTCCATTCCTTAGACCAACCAGAAGACCACAACACTTGCATTGGCACAGCTTTCAGGTTCTCTGAACCACCCAATTCTGCGATATCAAAGCTATAATTTAGCTTATTCCCAATAGCGACAACTGCCTTTTCTCCATCCCTGCCCTTCAACAGCAACCTCTATGCATCCGCATCTGCAACTCTAATCCTCTTGGAACAGCACATGTTCACTATCTTTGCAAAGGCCAAGGAGAACCCCAAAACCACTTCTCTAACCACAGGGTATTCCAGAACACAAATAGGGAGAGCTCCTGAAGTTGAGGATACAGGGTCAACAAGGGTCACACTCCTTACCTGTGAATCACCATATATATACCTGCAAATAAGAGAATAAATTGTATTTCTTGTTAGTAATGTCAGTTAGAATCAAATACAAAAGCCACCAAGGGCGAATTCAATCCTGCAGCTCAAATTTGTGTTTGCTAAGTCTCCGTAAAGAAATTGGcttacaataaacatgtaaaatGAGGAGCAGATTTGGCGGTCTTTCTCGCTCTTCTCCTCCAACTGCACTCGCCTATGGCCGAATTAATAACGCCAAACAGGGCCTTAAACTTTACcatgatataaaaaataaatattaaaaaaaggtccaagaaagacCTGATGATGACCGTTTTGGGTGGTTTTCAGCGGTGGAGAGTCCCCATCAGCTGCAAATGTAAATGCAACGCCAACAATTATCATCAAACACTTGGATTTCTAATTCCTTAACTAAGAAAAATGTCCCAAAACATTTGAGTTGAGGTTTGGTTTTACCCATGAGAGAAGCTGTTCCACCCGGTTGATTCAACCTCACCCACTCATCCACAATTTCCTTCCACTTCCTGCAAATAAAAAAGCTCAATCAAGTACACTGAAATTATGATAAGATTAattcaattttgaaaataaaaagaaaagtatgtttaatcaACAACCTCACAAGTAGCTTCACCAATCTGCGAACGTTATTGGAGGAATGCTTCCGCAACCGATTCACGTGCCTCCCAATGTCAGTCTCCTGCAAGGAAAAACCAAACACCATTATacaggaaaataaaattaattcaaagaaaaagaagctTCATAGTAACCCATTTTCatcttcaaaatcaaaatcaagggtgTTCCTAATGGATCGGAAAAATGAAGTCATAGGTCCAGCAGGGACATATCTAAGGAACCAATGGTAATGCCATCAATCTGAATGCACAACAAAAATGACACTTCAAAGTAAGAAAGATGCAGAAAAATAAGATAAATCCATTAGAAAGAtgggaaaaaaaattataagtgtATTTTCATTACCGAATCCAGAGCTGATTTGAACAACTCGGAGGCTCTGTGCTTTTCTGGCTTATCAGGGAAGACCTACAACCGGGAACATATATCATAAGATCTTCTCCAGAAAAACAGAAGGTAAAAATTTATTcatgaaaataaatattttttctaagTAAGGATGGGATGAAAATAATGCGTCTTCTTACTAAGCAAGCTCGGGTCTCCTGTTTCTCCTGGAGCTTTTTCACAACAGCCAATGCGAGTTGAATGTTGGCATCAATGAACTCATCTGAAGATCCATTGAAATATTTAGGAATTTGATACAATTATGTGGAATGCCTTGAGATGCATGCCTCATAAAGGTCAAGTAACCGTGAATTAGAACAATGCCTCTTGAAGCATGAAATTGATGTTAGCCTAACATAAAGCATAGACATGAAAATCAACTAAACGGACTTATATATCGACACACATGAACTGTGCTCacaatcaataataattaataagtaaAATGTCATTTTAGATCAGAATTCAAGTTAGCCGTGCGCCATATCTTAAAATGTTATGTTATTGATTGTGACAATATCCGCAAGTGCATCTAAGAATCTGAAGCTAAGTACTAATGAAGATGAAGTAAAAGTTGACAAGTTAAGGCACTCTCAACTATCACTAATAGCACTACAATTAGATCAAAAGCAGTTCAGTCATTAGATCAAATACCTCATCTGCACAAACACAACATTGAGCACATATATCTACCTAATTATCCACTGAGACTAATTAACAAACATTTGATGTTCATGTTAGGTCAAACCAACAAATAAGCAAACCATCGAATACTTGGTGTGCACAGCGAAATTCATAgagggaagggaagaagaaaaagaaaaactcaCGAGTGTTTCTTTGAATTCTGTTTGTTCAGCAATCCAGATTAACAATCTAAACATTTCTCAACAAATAAGCAATTATGTTTGCAAAATGTGCACACCTGAAAACCAAGCTCTCATAATCATTAGTAGAGAACAGAATGCAAAAAATCAAGAAATGAATTTGATTTCAAGAACAGGCAACAAATTATCCACAACCCTATTTCCACAAATCACACcatttatttgttaaaaaataaaagaggaaCAAATACTAGTGATAAATCAAAATAttagtagtaataataataataataataataataataataataataataataataataataataataataataataataataataataataataataaccttAATTTTCCAGGGTAATCTAAAGTTGCGTCATAAGAGAACAACCCAAGCATCTTCCATTGTGTGCCTAGAACCTTTATCCTCAGCCGCATCAGCATCAATTTCGAAAGAAGCTTCGACAACCGAAGAATCTTCCGTCTTTGGCTTCTTCGAGGGAACATCAACAAGATCGTCGCCTTCCGAATCAGCTTCGCGCTTTTTGGGTTCAACTTCCATCGTGACGGCTTTGCCCTCTAGTTTCGTCCATTTTCACTCTTACAAATTTCAATCACGACAACAAAGGGTTGAAGGTTAAAATCGTTGAAAAGTGAAAACCCTAAGCCTACTACAATGATCTCCAATCTCTCCTACTCACCTATAGTCTACAgtagtaataattaataaaagaggagaagaaggagaaggtagcTGCGGCGGTTAGGTTAGCCGGCGGTGGCTCTGTGGGTGAGGAAAGGAGAAGAAGCTCGTCGACGGAGAGGGGAATGCAGGTTGAGCTCGTTTGATTTGGTGCTCTGAATGAATAGAGCTTGGGCACAATCCATCATAAAACGCagaatataatattttagttggaaaattttaaattacagatggatttttcgtctgtaatgaTTTAATAAAACGCAgtgttttgtttatttaattacagacggattttccgtctgtaatcatttcccacgaaaaaaattaattttttcgacgAAATTATCGACAGATTtttttttccgtctgtaatttatgctaattcattttttttgttttcagacaaaaaatccctctgaaatttcgtctgtatttccgtgggataaaatccgtcggaaatatccgtctgtaataactaattttctagtagtgtATTGTTAGTGGCCTCATTAAAAACAGGGAGTAAATTATCAGATTGACAATTACTTACCAATAGATACGCCCATGCAAGTTAATCACAAGTTGAAGATGGTAGAAGGTGCCACCCTAGCAGATAAGAAAAGGTACCAGCGACTGGTTGGAAAACTAATTGGTAACTTGGAAAAGCAAGAAGCAGAAAGTTGTAGCTCTTTCAAGTGCTGAGGCAGAATTTCGAGGGATCGTTAAAGGCATAACTGAAGTATTGTGGATAAGATAATTGATGACTGAGATTGGGTTTCCACCACAATCGCCAAGCCAGTTGAAATGTGACAACAAAGCCGCAATCAGCATTTCAGAGAATCCTGTACAACATGATAGAACAAAACATGTTGAGGTGGATCGACACtttatcaaagaaaaaattgAGAATGAAATTATTGAGCTTCCATTTGTGAGATCAGAAGACCAGTTGGCTGATATTCTTACTAAAGCAGTTTTAAAACAAGCCCTTGCTAAAGTTCTAACCAAGTTGAGTATTGGTGATCCCACTACTCACCTTGAGGGGGAgtattagaatatcataattagggaacaaaatcaagaaaatatcaaagaggattagaaaaaaatcaatgtaatttattaggatattattccataacgaatgtactcttagcgtactcttgatctatatattggtaagaactttgtaatcacaaaataaaaaatatgaataacaaaataatacttttctaaataatttttcgtTTCTTTCCTAAACTTTTTGTACCGTAGTAACAAGCTCAAATGCTTAATCGTTACCACATATCATACAGTTGGAAAAAAGTACTATTCTAATTTAAGGAAAAAGCTATTCATTATGTTTATCAATAATAAAAGCAATATAATAATTACAGAATGATCATTATTAGCTCTCTTCTTTGACTAGTAATCGTATTCACATTCATCACAATNNNAAAATATTTggttaataataaaaaagagtTATTTTAATTTGAGTGAAAGTAAGTTATTTTAAATTTGTAACACAGTAATGTTATTTATGTTGCATTGAGTTGGACGAAATTGATGTCTAATTAATTTTATCTCTGATAGCATAAAAGTGCAGAAAAACACCGTGAAGCAATCGAAACAAATATACATTCCTATTGATAGTTCGAGAAGCTTgacgagaaaaaaaaaagtaatttatgTTTGAATTCACTTTTTCCTTCTCGTTTACGTtttttttaaggtttaattattttgttggtaACAGTGATAGTATAAACTATATTATTATAGTCAGAACTATAAAGGAGAAAACTTAGTAGAAATCAGAGGTTATAGAATTTAGTACACAAACGAAATGATGACTCCTATATCCACGAAGAAACCATACAATTGGTGTAAGTACTACGTTGAGATTATTTTATGTTGTTtttcgttgattttaattatgAAATTATGTTGAAAGTCTATTTAATTATGTCCTAGCTGGTAAttgtttatgtttatttatttatgtttgtaaGAAAGAATAATTGTGGAGATTGAGGAACAGAATGAGTCCTCTAGAGTTTTGTTTCAAAATAATTCGCTTGCTCAAGCTCTCGGAAAAGAGTATTCGGGTAGAGTGCGTGGTGTGGGTTTCGAACCGACTCCTAACGTAGTCAACTATTTGATTCGAATTCGCATCAACCGGACGACAAAGTTCAAATCGAGGAGACCCAAAAGGTACTATTTGAACTACAGGCAGAAGTAACAGCtaagaaattgaaaaagaaggcAGTCGAGAATGAAGTAAtagcaaaaaagaaaaagatgcaaGAAATAAGGAATTCTCTGAGATATCTAATTCAATGGCACAGTGAGCAGCCGTCACCAGACATTGCTGTAGGGATGAATTTTTTGGAGTGACAGAGTAAAAAATAGATATTAAGATtggatattattttttttgaagtatatatttttttaaagttgACTCTTAACAAGAGATAcactttatttatatttttataaatatattaatttgtTTCGCAGTTACATTTTTATTTGCTTTTgtcattaatttaaatttttagatgaaaaataataatatttgtaatattaaaagaataaaaaaagagccaaaaaatacctctaaaatattattaaaaaaattgcaaTTTGGGGTGCAAAATACAACATTTTTGCGACATTCTATACTGGAATTAGTGGCAATTATAAAACAGccgaaaataatttaaaaactatGCAGTTACCCTTGTAGCGGTTAGTGACCACcacaaatttattattaaaagatTTAACAAATTTAAATTGCGGCGATTTATGTCCGTCGAAAAacattcaattcaattctatCTGACCATAAACTACCACCAAATTATTTGATGCAATATATTGAATTGACGGTTATATCAGCAGTTTTTTAAAATCGCTCCAAAACTTAACTCCGGTACCACAAACCACACCACTTGATATAATCGCTGGAATACATGTGATTTTGCggcaatttaaaatttattaccaTTATCAAAATAAACCATCGCGATTTACTGTGTGTCATGTAATGAAGCCTTTTAACATATGCAGGGCCGTCAGAGTAAAAATATGTATGATTAATGTACACATTTTTNNNNNNNNNNNNNNNNNNNNNNNNNNNNNNNNNNNNNNTATTAGAACAAATTTAGATATCATATATCAATATAGTATTAAGGTAtattttcaattgtttttataattatttagttTGTTATTACCTTAATTTTATCTTCATGATTAGAATGTATCCTTAGCCAATAAGCAAGCACTTCTTATTCTACATTCACAAATTCAACAACACAACAACATCGattaataacaaaatttaaatatcaagTTTATCCTTTAATTATTATCATAAATTTTGATATGATATTAAAGTCATGGAATTTTTCTTGAATATTTGAAGATTATTTTTTTAGATTATCTATAGAGAACAAATTTTtcatatttctattatttttatttaattattctctTATTCTTTGATCATAAGACAACCATATCATTATCATTTTGTTCTTCATTTGTTTTGGTTCTCttttttgtatatttattttATGTCCTCTTATTTATTCTAGGCTCAAGTGTGTTATGTTTTTGACACTTGTTTTATCACTGATGACACAAATTAAATTTATGAAATTTCGCTTGCATCTTGAGTTTTAACAGTTTCGTCTATGACCTAAATTTTCACACCCCCAAATTCTTCCAATTATCTCTACATCTCAAGTTCTGCCTGTTTATAATAgttctaaatttttgaaaattttatttacatattattttagtttttttattcttttattttttaaaaagttgcaAAATCAAATTGTTATTTGAGTTTGAGAGATATGTTAAAatgtattttaaatattatatatctGTGTAGTATATCTAAGTATATTTTTCATAattaattttatgtttatttagttTGATATTATCTTGATTTTTTCATTACGATTAGATTGTATTTTTAgtctataaattaaataaatattttttttattgtacatTCATACACAACACAAGAACATTTACAATAATATCTGAATATCAAATTTATTCTTGAGTTATTATATGAATTTTAGCACATATGATATAATATCAAAGAACAAGCCAATCAAAATG
The DNA window shown above is from Arachis ipaensis cultivar K30076 chromosome B08, Araip1.1, whole genome shotgun sequence and carries:
- the LOC110265468 gene encoding probable mediator of RNA polymerase II transcription subunit 26c codes for the protein MVFGFSLQETDIGRHVNRLRKHSSNNVRRLVKLLVRKWKEIVDEWVRLNQPGGTASLMADGDSPPLKTTQNGHHQVFLGPFFNIYFLYHGKV